A portion of the Longimicrobium sp. genome contains these proteins:
- a CDS encoding 2-oxoglutarate dehydrogenase E1 component, translating into MSDFREFHGPNAGYVLDLYEQYLRDPGSVDAQWQAYFRDFSPARLEAAAPTPAPAGQAGAATGIDVSKLVSAREMSRTIRTRGLTAARLDPLGSEPDPDPALALESYGLSESDLESLPAAVVLGHDPRSPNLLAEVRRLRQIYSGSVGFDYHHIPHAAERAWLREAIETGRYAQPLPPERKKALLQRLTEVDGFERFLHRTFFGQKRFSIEGTDAMVPMLDEVVREAAEAGGREVLIGMAHRGRLNVLTHVLGKPYAMMLAGFQSAQLAPAAEDGQNTDEPSGDVKYHMGWEGEREVGGRRIRVTLSPNPSHLEFVNPVVVGMTRASQDDTSRPGLPAVDHDAAFAVLIHGDAAFPGQGTVAETLNMRGLRGYTVGGTLHLIANNQVGFTTDPEEDRSTRWASDLAKGFEIPVVHVNADDPEACLAVTRLAFAYRQKFRKDFVIDLVGYRRWGHNEGDEPLFTQPVMYEAIRTHPTAREVYAQRLVGEGVVTAEEAEAMAKAVTDELARVLASLGPDDLHHADEDDEPSRNGHRRDPLHTGVDADRLRELNEGLLLRPEGFTPNPRLERNVLQKRRDALDSAAPAIDWGHAEALAFASLLAEGVPVRLTGQDAERGTFSHRHAVLHDANTGAKLTPLHTLPQARASFEVYNSPLSEMAVVGFEYGYSVCDPQTLVLWEAQFGDFANGAQVMIDQYLAASFQKWGQTSGLALLLPHGYEGQGPEHSSARLERYLQLCAQDNLRVVYPTTSAQFFHLLRRQAAFLGSQPRPLIVMSPKSLLRHPYAAATLEQLATGTFQPVLVDQPYGGSAEEVTRLVLCSGKVFVDLVGTGDEQRAERLSIEGVDRIAVARVEELYPFPGEEIREALARFPGVREVVWVQEEPRNMGAWTFVEPRLRELLGELPLRYEGRPERASPAEGYAHRHAAEQTRIVRAALSGAPAGADALIGKRKL; encoded by the coding sequence ATGTCCGATTTTCGCGAGTTCCACGGCCCCAACGCGGGCTACGTGCTGGACCTCTACGAGCAGTACCTGCGCGACCCCGGCTCGGTGGACGCGCAGTGGCAGGCATACTTCCGCGACTTCTCTCCCGCGCGGCTCGAGGCGGCGGCTCCGACGCCCGCGCCCGCCGGGCAGGCCGGCGCCGCGACCGGGATCGACGTCTCCAAGCTGGTGTCGGCGCGCGAGATGTCGCGCACCATCCGCACGCGCGGGCTGACCGCCGCGCGGCTGGATCCGCTGGGCTCCGAGCCCGATCCCGATCCCGCGCTGGCCCTCGAATCCTACGGTCTGAGCGAGTCCGACCTGGAGTCGCTCCCCGCGGCCGTGGTGCTCGGGCACGACCCGCGCTCGCCCAACCTGCTGGCCGAGGTGCGCCGCCTCCGGCAGATCTACAGCGGCAGCGTGGGGTTCGACTACCACCACATCCCCCACGCCGCCGAGCGCGCCTGGCTGCGCGAGGCCATCGAGACCGGCCGCTACGCCCAGCCGCTGCCCCCCGAGCGGAAGAAGGCGCTGCTGCAGCGGCTGACCGAGGTGGACGGCTTCGAGCGCTTCCTGCACCGCACCTTCTTCGGCCAGAAGCGCTTTTCGATCGAGGGGACCGACGCCATGGTCCCGATGCTCGACGAGGTGGTGCGCGAGGCGGCCGAGGCGGGCGGGCGCGAGGTGCTGATCGGGATGGCGCACCGCGGCCGGCTGAACGTGCTCACCCACGTGCTGGGCAAGCCGTACGCGATGATGCTGGCCGGCTTCCAGAGCGCGCAGCTTGCCCCCGCGGCGGAAGACGGTCAGAACACCGACGAGCCGTCGGGCGACGTGAAGTACCACATGGGGTGGGAGGGCGAGCGGGAGGTCGGCGGCCGCCGCATCCGCGTCACCCTTTCCCCCAATCCCAGCCATCTGGAGTTCGTGAACCCCGTGGTGGTGGGGATGACGCGCGCGTCGCAGGACGATACCTCGCGCCCGGGGCTCCCCGCGGTGGACCACGATGCCGCCTTCGCGGTGCTGATCCACGGCGACGCCGCCTTCCCCGGGCAGGGAACGGTGGCGGAGACGCTGAACATGCGCGGGCTGCGCGGCTACACCGTGGGCGGCACGCTGCACCTCATCGCCAACAACCAGGTCGGCTTCACCACCGACCCCGAGGAAGACCGGTCGACGCGCTGGGCCAGCGACCTGGCCAAGGGGTTCGAAATCCCCGTGGTGCACGTGAACGCCGACGACCCCGAGGCGTGCCTGGCGGTCACCCGGCTGGCCTTCGCCTACCGGCAGAAGTTCCGCAAGGACTTCGTGATCGACCTCGTCGGCTACCGGCGCTGGGGGCACAACGAGGGCGACGAGCCGCTCTTTACCCAGCCGGTGATGTACGAGGCCATCCGCACGCATCCCACCGCGCGCGAGGTGTACGCGCAGCGGCTGGTGGGCGAGGGCGTCGTCACCGCGGAAGAGGCGGAGGCGATGGCGAAGGCGGTGACCGACGAGCTGGCGCGGGTGCTGGCCTCGCTCGGCCCCGACGACCTGCATCACGCCGACGAGGACGACGAGCCGTCGCGCAACGGCCACCGGCGCGACCCGCTGCACACGGGCGTGGACGCGGACCGCCTGCGCGAGCTGAACGAGGGGCTGCTCCTGCGCCCCGAGGGCTTCACCCCCAACCCGCGCCTCGAGCGCAACGTGCTGCAGAAGCGGCGCGACGCGCTGGACTCGGCCGCCCCGGCGATCGACTGGGGGCACGCCGAGGCGCTGGCGTTCGCGTCGCTGCTGGCGGAGGGGGTGCCGGTGCGGCTGACGGGGCAGGACGCCGAGCGCGGCACCTTCAGCCATCGCCACGCGGTGCTGCACGACGCGAACACGGGGGCCAAGCTCACGCCGCTGCACACGCTGCCGCAGGCGCGGGCCAGCTTCGAGGTCTACAACTCGCCGCTGTCGGAGATGGCGGTGGTGGGCTTCGAGTACGGCTACTCGGTGTGCGATCCGCAGACGCTGGTGCTGTGGGAGGCGCAGTTCGGCGACTTCGCCAACGGCGCGCAGGTGATGATCGACCAGTACCTGGCGGCCAGCTTCCAGAAGTGGGGGCAGACGTCCGGGCTGGCGCTCCTTCTCCCCCACGGCTACGAGGGGCAGGGGCCGGAGCATTCCAGCGCGCGCCTGGAGCGCTATCTCCAGCTCTGCGCGCAGGACAACCTCCGCGTGGTCTACCCGACGACGAGCGCGCAGTTTTTCCATCTCCTGCGCCGGCAGGCGGCGTTCCTCGGCAGCCAGCCGCGCCCGCTGATCGTGATGAGCCCCAAGAGCCTGCTGCGCCACCCGTACGCCGCGGCCACGCTGGAGCAGCTCGCCACCGGCACCTTCCAGCCGGTGCTGGTGGACCAGCCGTACGGCGGGAGCGCCGAGGAGGTCACGCGGCTTGTGCTCTGCAGCGGCAAGGTGTTCGTGGACCTGGTGGGCACGGGCGACGAGCAGCGCGCCGAGCGGCTGTCGATCGAGGGGGTGGACCGGATCGCCGTGGCACGGGTGGAGGAGCTGTATCCCTTCCCCGGCGAGGAGATCCGCGAAGCGCTGGCGCGCTTCCCGGGCGTGCGCGAGGTGGTGTGGGTGCAGGAGGAGCCGCGCAACATGGGCGCGTGGACCTTCGTGGAGCCGCGCCTGCGCGAGCTGCTGGGCGAGCTGCCGCTGCGCTACGAGGGCCGCCCCGAGCGCGCCAGCCCCGCCGAGGGCTACGCGCACCGCCACGCCGCCGAGCAGACGCGCATCGTGCGCGCCGCGCTCTCCGGCGCGCCGGCCGGCGCCGACGCGCTGATCGGCAAGCGGAAGCTCTAG
- a CDS encoding DEAD/DEAH box helicase has product MRFDELNLAPELVRNVTELGYEIPTPIQQQAIPAALEGRDVLGRAPTGTGKTAAFMLPTLHRLRGKEGLRALVVCPTRELAIQVADSAKDYAKHTEMFVGVVYGGVPLDKDLRDLRAGVEILVATPGRLIDHMERANVDLGQVEVLVLDEADRMLDMGFKPQIDQILRRVPKVRQTLFFSATMPNAVKSLAYEMLRDPVTVEAAPKVTTAEGVEQFVYPVEGRQKPELLEKILNQPEVESALVFVRTKFGADRLASQLTRGGMQVEVMHSDRNMTQRVRALEAFRERHVKVLIATDVAQRGIDVEGISHVINFDAPKDPEGYVHRVGRTARAGEKGVAITFMSGGEIGDVAAVEHLLGHRIPRVHVPGFSFHSAAATAEVAEGGEEAQTVVELPPTIQQQKADRTSRGRRMGTRSGSELSPEELAKLLKVG; this is encoded by the coding sequence ATGCGATTCGATGAGCTGAACCTCGCACCGGAGCTGGTGCGAAACGTGACCGAGCTCGGTTACGAAATCCCCACCCCCATCCAGCAGCAGGCCATCCCCGCCGCCCTCGAGGGGCGCGACGTGCTGGGCCGGGCGCCCACGGGCACCGGCAAGACGGCGGCCTTCATGCTTCCCACCCTGCACCGCCTGCGCGGCAAGGAAGGGCTGCGCGCGCTGGTCGTGTGCCCCACGCGCGAGCTGGCCATCCAGGTGGCCGACAGCGCGAAGGACTACGCGAAGCACACGGAGATGTTCGTGGGCGTGGTGTACGGCGGCGTGCCCCTGGACAAGGACCTGCGCGACCTCCGCGCCGGCGTCGAGATCCTCGTGGCCACGCCGGGGCGCCTGATCGACCACATGGAGCGGGCGAACGTCGACCTGGGCCAGGTGGAGGTCCTCGTCCTCGACGAGGCCGACCGGATGCTGGACATGGGCTTCAAGCCGCAGATCGACCAGATCCTGCGGCGGGTGCCGAAGGTGCGGCAGACGCTGTTCTTCAGCGCGACGATGCCCAACGCGGTGAAGTCGCTCGCCTACGAGATGCTGCGCGACCCCGTCACGGTGGAGGCGGCGCCGAAGGTGACCACCGCCGAGGGCGTGGAGCAGTTCGTCTATCCCGTGGAGGGGCGGCAGAAGCCGGAGCTGCTGGAGAAGATCCTCAACCAGCCCGAGGTGGAGAGCGCGCTGGTGTTCGTGCGCACCAAGTTCGGCGCCGACCGCCTGGCCAGCCAGCTGACCCGCGGCGGGATGCAGGTGGAGGTGATGCACAGCGACCGGAACATGACCCAGCGCGTGCGCGCGCTGGAGGCGTTCCGCGAGCGGCACGTGAAGGTGCTGATCGCCACCGACGTGGCGCAGCGCGGGATCGACGTGGAGGGGATCAGCCACGTGATCAACTTCGACGCGCCCAAGGACCCCGAGGGGTACGTGCACCGCGTGGGCCGCACGGCGCGCGCGGGCGAGAAGGGCGTGGCCATCACCTTCATGTCGGGCGGCGAGATCGGCGACGTGGCGGCGGTGGAGCACCTGCTCGGGCACCGCATCCCCCGCGTGCACGTCCCCGGCTTCAGCTTCCACTCGGCGGCCGCGACCGCCGAGGTGGCGGAAGGCGGCGAGGAGGCGCAGACGGTGGTGGAGCTGCCGCCCACCATCCAGCAGCAGAAGGCCGACCGCACCAGCCGCGGGCGCCGCATGGGCACCCGCAGCGGCAGCGAGCTCTCGCCCGAAGAGCTGGCGAAGCTGCTCAAGGTGGGTTGA
- a CDS encoding BamA/TamA family outer membrane protein, with protein MLARSARGTPIRTACFRAAALLCAHGALSACAGSGTRPGGPFPQLQQFEGREIHAVTLTGDLQTVPRDSLMRVIATRPSRCKTLFLPVCLPLVSRQEQHRLDMQVLGRDVVRIDLVFRDNGYYGTRVVPTVDEVPGDEVDVRFTVFPGDRVTLRGLAISGAEGVIDTARLLRRIPLKPGEPFRRNDFLASVDSTRNALLDAGHAYAQVLRNYQIDTIADVADVNLEAAPGPLVTVDTILFDGLDRIRERTARRQLTFREGDSLRSRDLIRSQRNLYEVELVRYATVEVAPESLQVTPDSAELAADSIGSTVLVRIAEAPKYAVDASLGYGTLDCFRGGIQHTDRNFLGAARRLTLTATVAKVGVGGALDAGLDRSILCRAFELDSLSDPVDTVIAGALNYRLAADFLQPRLFGTRNSVTLTAYAEQISELGLYLRKDRGGQLGLVRDLGPGTVFSTTYTVERGSTNAHDIFFCVVYEVCTPANIDTLRSPRWSNSLSAGVVRSRVRLDPFPTGGYQFRVGSDLASTWLGSEDRYLRAQGDGSIYQPIGNGLVLQFRLMGGTFLEGLLDSSSGFIPPQKLFYGGGATTVRGFRRNELGPVVYTMRQGTDSVEIGGVRQPEADTVLSATGGRKIVVGTVELTAPMRVMGYQVRLAGFVDAGRVWDPADSTLISPPLRFTPGVGGRIATPVGPVRIDVAYNPYPLPRGPLYLIGPSGDIVGLLDPNFKPERGRGFLKRLTLHISIGQTF; from the coding sequence ATGCTCGCACGCTCCGCGCGCGGCACCCCCATCCGGACGGCCTGCTTCCGCGCGGCGGCACTGCTGTGCGCGCACGGGGCACTGTCCGCCTGCGCCGGCTCCGGCACCCGCCCGGGCGGGCCCTTTCCCCAGCTGCAGCAGTTCGAGGGGCGCGAGATCCACGCGGTCACCCTCACCGGCGACCTGCAGACGGTGCCGCGCGACTCGCTGATGCGGGTGATCGCCACGCGCCCCTCGCGCTGCAAGACGCTCTTCCTCCCCGTCTGCCTCCCCCTGGTCTCGCGCCAGGAGCAGCACCGGCTGGACATGCAGGTGCTGGGGCGCGACGTGGTGCGCATCGACCTGGTCTTCCGCGACAACGGCTACTACGGCACGCGCGTGGTGCCCACGGTGGACGAGGTCCCCGGCGACGAGGTGGACGTGCGCTTCACCGTGTTCCCCGGCGACCGGGTGACGCTGCGCGGGCTGGCCATCTCCGGCGCCGAGGGGGTGATCGACACCGCGCGGCTGCTGCGCCGCATCCCCCTGAAGCCGGGCGAACCCTTCCGCCGCAACGACTTCCTGGCCTCGGTCGACTCCACCCGCAACGCGCTGCTCGACGCGGGGCACGCGTACGCGCAGGTGCTGCGCAACTACCAGATCGACACCATCGCCGACGTGGCCGACGTGAACCTGGAGGCCGCGCCGGGGCCGCTGGTGACGGTGGACACGATCCTGTTCGACGGGCTGGACCGCATCCGCGAGCGCACCGCCCGGCGGCAGCTGACCTTCCGCGAGGGCGACTCGCTGCGCTCCCGCGACCTGATCCGCAGCCAGCGCAACCTGTACGAGGTGGAGCTGGTGCGCTACGCCACGGTGGAGGTGGCGCCCGAGTCGCTGCAGGTGACGCCCGACTCGGCCGAGCTGGCGGCCGACAGCATCGGCAGCACGGTCCTGGTCCGCATCGCCGAGGCGCCGAAGTACGCGGTGGACGCCTCGCTCGGCTACGGCACGCTGGACTGCTTCCGCGGCGGCATCCAGCACACCGACCGCAACTTCCTGGGCGCCGCGCGCCGGCTCACCCTGACCGCCACCGTGGCCAAGGTGGGCGTGGGCGGGGCGCTGGACGCGGGGCTCGACCGCTCGATCCTGTGCCGGGCCTTCGAGCTGGACTCGCTCTCCGATCCCGTCGACACGGTGATCGCCGGTGCGCTGAACTACCGGCTGGCGGCGGACTTCCTGCAGCCGCGGCTGTTCGGCACGCGCAACAGCGTGACGCTGACCGCGTACGCCGAGCAGATCTCCGAGCTCGGCCTGTACCTCCGCAAGGACCGCGGCGGGCAGCTGGGGCTGGTGCGCGACCTGGGGCCGGGGACGGTGTTCTCCACCACCTACACGGTGGAGCGGGGGTCGACCAACGCGCACGACATCTTCTTCTGCGTGGTCTACGAGGTCTGCACCCCCGCGAACATCGACACGCTGCGGAGCCCCCGCTGGAGCAACTCGCTCTCCGCCGGGGTGGTGCGCTCGCGCGTGCGGCTCGACCCCTTCCCCACCGGCGGCTACCAGTTCCGCGTGGGGAGCGACCTGGCCAGCACCTGGCTGGGCTCGGAAGACCGCTATCTCCGCGCGCAGGGCGACGGGAGCATCTACCAGCCCATCGGCAACGGGCTGGTGCTGCAGTTCCGGCTGATGGGGGGCACCTTCCTGGAGGGGCTGCTGGACTCGAGCAGCGGCTTCATCCCCCCGCAGAAGCTGTTCTACGGCGGCGGGGCCACCACCGTGCGCGGCTTCCGGCGCAACGAGCTGGGGCCGGTGGTCTACACCATGCGACAGGGGACCGACTCGGTGGAGATCGGCGGCGTGCGCCAGCCCGAGGCCGACACCGTGCTCTCGGCCACCGGCGGGCGAAAGATCGTGGTGGGAACGGTGGAGCTGACCGCGCCGATGCGGGTGATGGGATACCAGGTGCGCCTGGCCGGCTTCGTGGACGCGGGGCGCGTGTGGGACCCGGCCGACAGCACGCTGATCTCCCCGCCGCTGCGCTTCACCCCCGGCGTGGGCGGACGCATCGCCACGCCGGTGGGGCCGGTGCGCATCGACGTGGCCTACAACCCCTATCCCCTCCCCCGCGGGCCGCTGTACCTGATCGGCCCCTCGGGCGACATCGTGGGGCTGCTCGACCCCAACTTCAAGCCGGAGCGCGGCCGCGGCTTCCTGAAGCGGCTGACGCTGCACATCTCCATCGGCCAGACCTTCTGA